A single Lactuca sativa cultivar Salinas chromosome 8, Lsat_Salinas_v11, whole genome shotgun sequence DNA region contains:
- the LOC111879327 gene encoding protein FAR1-RELATED SEQUENCE 5-like, with amino-acid sequence MKKLGYLEKVTGMVMMFESEAADQAIEPYINENVDINDFVESTYESDELNDFGVNIEFDEDDVNNERILGKVFDTPDDAYTFYNNYSFLHGFGIRRDDTIKNPKTNEPFRKIYVCNKEGFKRTDKNDSSENEKKRRRDVRTGCQAKLRITRQEDGKWLVDSFNDTHNHDLTMTPTKVMKHRSHSNFHRSIEGKSLMVQFGQVGLKPSQIKKAVNTMKTSNVADVTSKQCVDVLSEHRKQHRGKEFYGLIKHFQDKTLVDSDQYFVVDLSDDGYPRNIFCADGRSRDAYTKFRDVVFDVTYMTNKFKMPFAPFTGVNHHGQSILFGGALLENEKQETFEWLFEHFLKCMFGTYPNAIITDQDKAMGNAIKKVFPKTRHRFCAWHIRKHETEHLRSYVSRYSDFQETHRKWVNSDTIEQFEATWEDMRIKYELESNCWLSDMYNQRIHWAKPFLKDIFFAGMTTIGRSESINSFFNGFVNSRTMLNEFVVQYDKAVESRRAAEEDEDFKTMNSRPVLSSVHPIEAKAGQRYTRKMFDTFKKEWTEAITNLTHETLIKTIEESTYRVGQLDVDKKYWRIVTFRSLNQVNVTCSCSMYETNGILCKHSLYVMKKKNVQELSSHYILPRWTLDARYKLGSVSIGLGEINNENGVSAYTLFCVRSNFTKLIEQSRDSPSEIQKLNTILIRLLDDQANRKTSVSLENASQSSCMGVSQVDMMPQLSIRDPLGPTTTKGRPKLASRIKSSLEAPKKRTCSYCQGLGQYATSCSKRKADESLQET; translated from the exons atgaaaaagTTAGGCTATCTCGAAAAAGTTACTGGAATG GTTATGATGTTTGAATCCGAAGCAGCTGATCAGGCTATAGAACCGtatataaatgaaaatgttgacatAAATGATTTTGTGGAATCAACATATGAATCTGACGAACTTAACGATTTCGGAGTGAACATTGAATTTGACGAAGATGATGTTAATAATGAAAGGATATTGGGAAAGGTTTTTGATACACCCGATGATGCCTATacattttataataattattctttttTGCATGGCTTTGGTATACGTAGAGATGATACAATTAAAAATCCTAAAACAAATGAGCCTTTTCGGAAGATATATGTATGCAACAAAGAAGGTTTCAAACGGACAGACAAAAATGATTCAAGTGAAAATGAGAAAAAACGTCGTAGAGATGTTAGAACCGGATGCCAAGCAAAGCTTCGAATAACAAGACAAGAGGACGGGAAGTGGTTGGTGGACTCGTTTAATGACACACACAATCACGACTTGACCATGACACCTACAAAGGTGATGAAGCATCGATCTCATAGCAATTTCCACCGTTCAATAGAAGGTAAATCTCTTATGGTGCAATTTGGTCAAGTAGGGTTGAAACCTTCTCAGATTAAAAAGGCTGTTAATACAATGAAAACCTCAAATGTAGCTGATGTAACTTCAAAACAATGTGTTGATGTCTTATCTGAGCATCGAAAACAACATAGAGGAAAGGAGTTCTATGGACTTATAAAACATTTTCAAGATAAAACATTAGTTGACAGTGACCAGTATTTTGTCGTAGATTTGTCTGATGATGGGTATCCTAGAAATATCTTTTGTGCTGATGGTAGATCAAGAGATGCCTATACAAAATTCAGagatgttgtgtttgatgtcactTATATGACTAACAAATTCAAGATGCCTTTTGCTCCCTTTACTGGGGTGAATCATCATGGGCAGTCAATACTTTTTGGTGGAGCATTGCTTGAAAATGAAAAGCAAGAGACATTTGAATGGTTATTTGAACATTTCCTCAAATGTATGTTTGGCACGTATCCGAACGCGATTATTACCGATCAAGACAAAGCAATGGGCAATGCCATAAAAAAAGTGTTTCCAAAGACTCGACATCGCTTTTGTGCATGGCATATCAGGAAGCATGAAACTGAGCACCTTCGATCGTATGTTTCCCGTTACAGTGATTTTCAAGAGACGCACAGAAAATGGGTAAATAGTGACACCATTGAACAATTTGAAGCAACATGGGAAGATATGCGAATTAAGTATGAACTGGAAAGCAATTGTTGGCTTAGTGACATGTATAACCAACGTATACATTGGGCTAAACCTTTCTTGAAGGATATTTTCTTTGCTGGTATGACCACAATCGGGCGAAGTGAGAGTATCAATTCATTTTTTAATGGATTTGTTAACTCGAGGACCATGTTGAATGAATTCGTTGTACAATATGACAAAGCAGTTGAGTCACGAAGGGCTGCCGAAGAAGATGAAGACTTCAAGACAATGAACTCAAGGCCGGTTCTTTCTTCAGTGCATCCAATCGAAGCAAAAGCAGGTCAACGTTATACTAGAAAAATGTTTGATACTTTTAAAAAAGAATGGACTGAAGCTATTACCAATTTGACTCACGAGACTCTAATAAAAACTATAGAAGAAAGTACATATAGAGTTGGCCAATTGGACGTTGATAAAAAATATTGGCGTATTGTTACCTTTCGTTCTTTAAATCAAGTCAACGTCACATGTTCTTGTTCTATGTATGAGACAAATGGGATTTTATGCAAGCATAGCTTAtacgtgatgaagaagaagaatgttCAAGAACTGTCGAGTCACTATATTTTACCGCGATGGACCCTTGATGCTAGGTACAAACTGGGTAGTGTTAGTATCGGacttggagaaataaataatgaaaatggaGTTAGTGCCTACACATTATTTTGTGTCCGTTCAAATTTTACTAAACTAATTGAACAATCAAGGGACTCTCCATCGGAGATACAAAAACTCAATACGATATTGATACGTCTTTTAGATGATCAAGCAAACCGAAAGACATCTGTGTCTTTGGAGAATGCATCTCAAAGTTCTTGTATGGGAGTTTCGCAAGTAGATATGATGCCACAGTTATCTATCCGTGATCCTCTTGGTCCAACTACTACAAAAGGGCGTCCTAAACTTGCAAGTAGAATCAAGTCTTCTTTAGAAGCCCCCAAAAAACGAACATGCTCTTACTGTCAAGGATTGGGTCAATATGCTACAAGTTGTTCAAAAAGaaag GCGGATGAATCGTTGCAAGAGACATAA